GCTGTCCGCAGAGGACGACCTCTCCTCCTGTGAGTGTATACTGTCACTGGCTTCTCCTTCCTCTCCATCTGACTCCCGCTCTGAGAGCCGGGACACCATCTTGGCTGGCCCGACTGGGGACAGACTTGCCTTCTTATTCAGGAATCTGTCCATGTCCACCTGGTTTTTCTTCTGTCTAGGGGTCTCAGAAGGGTACCCATCTCTTTCAATTTTACGAGTATTTGCTGGCAGAAGCTGAGAAGTGCGGGGTTTAAGGGAGAGAGCTCTCACTCAAGCTGCCGTCCTGTTCAGcggttaggctccgcccccctatgggggagatttatcatactGGTGTACAGAAGAACTGActtcgttgcccatagcaaccagattccacctttcattgttcggagctcttttggaaaataaaaggtggaatctgcctTTTCCTTTACAATAGTTTTGATACATATGTACAGCAGCATGGAATGAATGgctctttaataataaataataataaataataataaatctccccctatgtgtttTCAGATTTAACCCACTGCCTTCTATGGGCTAAAAACAGGACCAATCTGGACCCGTTGCTTATTGTAAAAAACTGCATGTGCATAAAACACAGAAATGGGAACAGAACTATTTAAAAATgtactggcaattttttttttcaattttaaaagTTACATTATTACAGATCTGTATTACAAAAGTGTGAATGAGCCTAATAACGGAGGAGAACATGGTGCTGTACGGAGAAAACATATGGAGAAAAGACCTCAACACCCAACTTTTAAGATCCCGGCACATTTTAATCACCAGTATTACTGCACTGGTTTATAAGGAGAAGACAATATCCAAGAACAATGATAAACACATACAGGCATAAAACAATATAATGCCAGTGCCGGACATCCTGGGGTAAAGAAATTAGGATCTGGGAGCTCCCTGCTTTACCTGAAGACAACTCATTCCAACCAatactaaaaacaaaaaaataatctaaaatatatagaaaataaacCATTTACAGTCAAACTGTCAGTACAACAACTTTGGATGCCAGCATGTGCATGCCAGTGGTAATTTGTGTCTAGGCACAGGCCGATCAGGGTGCTGCCACACTTGGGCTTTTATTACATAATGACACAATATTTGTGTGTAAGtgtaaaggcctctttcacatgagcgagttttacGTCCGGATGCGAAACGGCTAGCAAACACTCAGCATCCGGACagaattctgacccattcattacaatggTTCGGTGCACATGAGCGTCATTTAATCACTGATCGCCTCTGCATTCAGGAATAAATCGCAGCATATTCTGTTGTGCATAGAAGCGCCATAGAAGTGATTGCACActctaggaaaaagcaccagcctatcccacagtcctggccaccgctttttcctatattgtgcaagcacgaccaacattaatggattgcagggtggtcataaccatggaaacaagcagtgtataatgtgatggaaaaatgaatccagccagcaaaggaagcaatatggacaatcacaatacattagtaagtgccttgtattaactttctctacataataaatgctatttgctgaagtgagacaacccctttaaatattatggGATCCAGTGGAGATCCGGTCAAAAATGCTGAGTTTCGGCCGGACACAAACTGCTGGATTGCTCAGGTGACTGGATCTCTGTGCGGCAAATCTGAAAATAACCTTACTTACATATTGAGTCAGTCTGGGCATTGAGCTGTGGGCCTCTCACCAGAATATTAAAGGAACAGATCACACAGCTCCAACAAGAAAGAATTAGGAAATAGACGCTGAAAAGTCACAACTGATAAAATAGACTGCAATGCTAAATAATATTAAAACGTGTATGCCGCTTATGAATAAAATGCCATACCTGTGGTGGATACATTCTCTTTCATCAAACCATTAAACTTTCTTAATGAATCAGCTTTGCTTTACTAGTATAgatattttttgtcaaatttggcAGGAAACCCACTTAAAGTGgtattctcatctgagacaatgggggcatattgctcgGATATACCCCCACTGTCTGatatgtgggacctgcacctaacgatatgtccccattgtctcagatcagaaaacccctttaaaatggtttCACAGCGGCTGTGGGTTGGGGGACCCTGAttctagaggtgggacctgcatccatctgacatttatggcatattctgtgGGATGGCAACAGGTCCACGagcaggaaaaaagataaaaccaAACTGCATCCTTCATGCCTACAAGAAAAAGCTGCAACTAAAATGTGATGTGTGAACCTTCCCCAAGACGGCAAACTATACGAGAATAACCAGCAATACTGTATAGAGCAGAGACAAGGATGTTCCATAGAACAATGGGAGGTAATTGTTTGACCGGTGTGGAGCCAACTGttcggacccccgcagatcatgAGAACAAAGGTCCTGTGCCCTTTATATAATGATATAATGTTATACCATATTGTTTGGATATGCCATAATCATTTTGGCTGGCTCGACCTCTACATGGTCTGGGAATGAAGGAGCAGTGCAGGAAACAAACAGATAGCTCCATTCATGCAAACTGCACTGTGGTGGGTTTCAGCTCTGCTGTGCCATGAAAATCAGTGGGGCCACAACatttaaaggggctggcccatctcGCTAGGACATGCCATCAATTTCTGATAGGTGCAGGGCCCAGAGGTGGGTCCAGAACCTCTCTCTagaacggagcctgcaaagtgaaggagatcGGACCGCGCTGGCCACCTTTTAATCTCTATGGGAATGCCAAAAATAGCAgcccgctctccttcactttgcaggctgTGTTCTAGAGATAGGTCCTAGAGGTAGGGtctacacctatcagacattgatggcgtatccttgcgatatgccacaaatgtatgagatgggccaactTCTTTAACTATTACTGGAGCCGCTTCATTCTGACGACCTGTGGAGGTCCTGGCTGTCatcaagtgatggcatatcccagTGCAGTATTCAGCAACCTCCGCTACtccagctattgtgaaactacatcccCCAGCATGTACTGCACTCTGCTGTGAAGTGAATGTAGcaatctgggagttgtagtttcacaacatcttTTGTGCCCCTGGTATAGTGACATGCAATGCTTACTATTATGCTGTGGTCATATCTCCATCGAAGCCTCCGTCAGCAGACTTCTGGGAAAGAACAGCACTGCATGAGGCGCTACACTTCACGTCAAAATGGCACAGTGTACACAACTCGCACAGGTTTATGTTTGTGCATAATCTATACCAACCacacgtcttaggctactttcacactagcgttcgtcggtccgctcgtgagctccgtttaaaggagctcacgagcggacccgaacgcctccgtccagccctgatgcagtctgaatggatgcggatccgctcagactgcatcagtctggcggcgttcagcctccgctccgctcgcctccgcacggacaggcggacagctgaacgctgcttgcagcgttcgggtgtccgcctggccgtgcggaggcgtgcggatccgttcagacttacaatgtaagtcaatgggaacggatccgcttgaagatgttaccatatggctcaatcttcaagcggatccgtcccccattgactttacattgaaagtctgaacggatccgcgcaggctacttgcgcacttgcgaaattttttaaagttattaatgcagacggatctgtactgaacggagcctccgtctgcattaatatgatcggatccgttcagaacggatccgatcaagcgcaagtgtgaaagtagccttaactgaccTGAAGGGGTTTCCCAATTCTACACACTTATGGCATATCTAGAGGATAAATGTCTgaaaggtgcaggtcccatctctgggactaTCTCCAGAACAGAGCTCATCTAATCGCCATCTCGCTGTGAACGGAGAGGTAGAGGCGCATTCACAGAGCCACACATATGCAGCCATCTCTCCATTCATTCAGTGGCTAAAAGGCGAGTGAGgacttgcacctatcagacatgtaTGAATTACCCTGTGGACAGGCCATAAACGTATAATATGATAAAAcctctttaattacattttttggaaCGCAACATTTTTGTACTTTCTAACAGCAAAgaataaatctgcaaaaaataagttGTGCAAAAGGAAACCCACTGGTTACACAGCCAACCAGATGCTGCCCTCAtgcatgtcccttatcagctatACTATCCGGCCACATTCAGGGGTTCAGCTGTAGTACATCTCCAGTTCTTTGCTGTGTAAGGTTATGGCAGGCAATCGTTGCGACTCTTCGCAGGTTaatgagttctgtcctaggatTTTAAGGTCCACATTTTTAATCTTCCAGTTTTTACCAACTGGACAGCTGACTAATCCAAAAATCTGTTCAAATATTCCCAACCAGACGTTGTCTCTGTGGATGGTTCCGGCCACTGCCACCACCACAGGCCCATGAGGAGAAGACACACATTTTAAACCTCCGCTATCAATGTTGGGGTTAAATATGAGTCTCTCCTCTCGTGTAAGCGCAAGAAGACGCAGACTTGCCATCTGAGACCCGTAGTGCTCCTCTGCGGCCTGCTCGGCTGCTCTGTACGCCAGCTTCAGTACAGCATTCTCCCAGAAGTGCTGAGGGCCCCAGTCGCCCTTCTCTGGCCTAAGGGATGGATTCTGAGAATTCAGCAGAGGGTAAAACCAATTGCAAAACTGTTCACCGAGCAACTGACAATTTAGGGTCCCGGGTTCAGATTGTTCTTTCTCGACCTGAAAACATGAATAAAATCAATAAATCCATACATTTCAGGTTCAGCGGCCTGACCATAATCACAATTTACTTAAATTCTATTTACCTTAACAGTTAATGGGGATGTCCCATCACATACATACTTGGGGTGATTAGATAAAAGAATGATATGCTCTGCCTTCTCGGTGAGTGGTCCGATTACTGGATCAGAGCGACTGAAGCTCTAGTAAAGCGCAGCAACCCCTTATAGCTTCATTCTAAAAATGGTAACGCACGTCCTCACCTAAATGGAGCCGTGGTATGAGGCGAGGTGCAACGCCTGCTTGACTGTAGTTGCTCATGCTTCGgggggaatttttttaattttttttttaatcactgcatTGTAATAATTTTTAgctaatgaaaacatttttttaaattggtctttatttacatttttcaaTATCTGCAGATGGTCtgttttacattaaaggggttctccagtaattaagaaaatgaaaatacttaaatattactttattataaatatattctcaaaaaactttcattatttataatggctcattttgtctggggagcaatcaggggaaacaaaatggccgctgtcccattatttcacacaaaacctgtcctgatcacacatgaggacaagttactttacaacactgaggtaaagagctgcctcgtcctcctcctccgctctacttgccagggattatgatcctgaatacagataagaactttagctgaatctcaggggaatttagttcatgaggagacatgaagtacaaagaggacggacaggacagactgtggtaaaggTGACTGCATACAAGTGTTGTTGCTCATTGGCCACACCTCACTCTCCTCTCATGTCTCATCATCTCcactcccacagagattcacctgtattaaGGATCATGATtgctgacaagcagagcagagagggggATGAGGAAGCACTACGGCTccttgtggtgaagtaacttgtcctgctgtgtgatttggacaggttttgtgtgtactcataggacggcggccattttatttctcctaatgattgttccctagacaaaacaaaacattctaagtaatgaaaggtatttgtgaatatatttattataaaataatatttaagtattttcattttttttaattccgggagaacccctttaagtctggtcAGACAGCAGCTTTGAAGGTTCGAtgtatagcccttatctctgatctcctgacagaTCATAATCACTTAATTAAGCCATATCCTAATTGATTAgctaaaatgagtgtttatgagctgacAGGAGTTCAAAGATAAGGGCTACACAATGTGCCCTCAAAGCTCCTGCAGACAGCCTGCAGCTATGCTGAAATAaggctgtagaaaaaaaaaataacttttaataaagagcaattgaaaaaaaattatgaatatttttTCACAGAATATGGATGTGAATGGGTCTCCCCTTTGCTTCATATGGACATTTACAGTGTTGTAGTATGGATTTTTATTAACGTGTTATTTGTCATTTTCTCTTACTGTTTCTTTTACCTTGATGAATAAACAGTATTGGGAAAACGTATTGGAGACCTCATGACATAATGCATCTGTAACGGTTCAGTTTTGGGTTCTCCACTGGGGACATTAGTGATGTTTTAGGGTCATCGTTGAGAGTTTTATGACTACACTTTCTTGTCTTGTTAGGTGTGTCCTTGATAACTGTTGTTGCGCACTTTAGGATATTTCAGTTTGTCCTCTCTAGTGCCTTTAACCATCATTGTGTGGTttgatggggaatttatttttacagatgaCGATGTACACAATAACCTTTAGTTTAGTACAGAGTTTATATTCTTTACCTCTACAAGCAACATGCCTGATCAATTTAAATATTGGTTTATTTTTCAACTGAAAAATTTGCATGTTGCAGATGTGCAGGTAATATGTATAcattgctgcagagctgtggtgaGAATCGTGGAGGAGAACTTCTTCTGTGTCCTCACCATAATAGTACATGCGTGCCAGCACACACATTTCTCAATAATAGCCCTTTGTCAAAGGCTTAAAGGGGTGATCCATGAATGGAttatgatgacctatactcaggataggtcatcattattagatCAGGAGGGGTCGGAGTCCTGGACCTGCAGCCgaccagctgtttcagggagtcgCCACGCTCAagggagctctggtgagcacagCCAGCTCCTCTCCAAGCATAGAACATAGTACAGCGACTAGGTAACATgacatggcctagaaagaggccgcagcactcaggGAGCTCCAGTCTTTTCTAAAACCTGAACGGCGGGGGTCCATTGGTGTCggatccaagccattctgatatgATGACCTaggtcaggggtaggcaacctccggctcccagctgttgtgaaactacaattcccagcatgctccattcatttctatgagagttcttagaagagcagagcaagtatgcatactgggagttgtagtttcacaacaactgggagccggaggttgcctacccctgacctaggtcatcaattttaattgccggataacctctttaagaaaCGGGATGTTTGAGAATCagctgaggttttttttttttttttttacccttgtcCAGGTGACAACAAATCATTTGAAAGGCTTttccaggatttaaaaaaataaataaaacaaagacaCACACACTGCTGCTGTGCTCCCATCTGTATAAATGGAACGTCACCACTGATGCCAGCgattggttgcagtggtcacatgaaCATGTGAAATAATAGCATAAAATTAATTAGGGGAATacaggtttgtttgttttttattcattttatacagtcctctgctctggactaAAGTCGAAAGATCTTGAAAAACCACTGTAACGTACACCAACCATTAAAGACAAAGTAAGACTGAAACTGAATATTAATTAGtggtttattttttaaccccccaCTCTCCCATACTTCTCTCCCAGCAGATCCGTGTATTTAGCTGCCCTGTGCTCTCcggtagagttgttgcgataccatttttttgattcggtttcgataccatgaaaaagtattgcgatactcgataccattcgataccacgcgaaaaaaataaacaaaaaaagccacgtgcattcctcatttttaaaaatggcgaatcgcgcagttttttttttattttttctgttccggcattcaccacctagatttttttaatatattttaatagtttggacttttctgacgtggcgatgtaatatgtttattatttatatattttatatgtgaaattgggaaaagggggtgatttatacttcatattttagtgttttttgtttgttttttttacactttttatttaataactatttcccccttcggggctagaacctgggatctttcatcccttttcctattcagcctgatagatctctatcagggtgaataggacttcacactgtccctgctgctctgtgccttgtgcacacagcatcagggatgttaccatggcaaccagggcttctgtagcgtcctggctgccatggtaaccg
This is a stretch of genomic DNA from Bufo gargarizans isolate SCDJY-AF-19 chromosome 3, ASM1485885v1, whole genome shotgun sequence. It encodes these proteins:
- the LOC122930857 gene encoding uncharacterized protein C3orf38 homolog isoform X1, with amino-acid sequence MAGLSAPEREGCRRLLAQLDTDDLFSVAETVTNRLIHVFSREEAFDAIVTYSKSAEELLKRRKVHRSAIFKYLAAENVNVLPSNEKNQLIQCALDHWRGPSVRHPASPDVKVEKEQSEPGTLNCQLLGEQFCNWFYPLLNSQNPSLRPEKGDWGPQHFWENAVLKLAYRAAEQAAEEHYGSQMASLRLLALTREERLIFNPNIDSGGLKCVSSPHGPVVVAVAGTIHRDNVWLGIFEQIFGLVSCPVGKNWKIKNVDLKILGQNSLTCEESQRLPAITLHSKELEMYYS
- the LOC122930857 gene encoding uncharacterized protein C3orf38 homolog isoform X2, whose product is MAGLSAPEREGCRRLLAQLDTDDLFSVAETVTNRLIHVFSREAFDAIVTYSKSAEELLKRRKVHRSAIFKYLAAENVNVLPSNEKNQLIQCALDHWRGPSVRHPASPDVKVEKEQSEPGTLNCQLLGEQFCNWFYPLLNSQNPSLRPEKGDWGPQHFWENAVLKLAYRAAEQAAEEHYGSQMASLRLLALTREERLIFNPNIDSGGLKCVSSPHGPVVVAVAGTIHRDNVWLGIFEQIFGLVSCPVGKNWKIKNVDLKILGQNSLTCEESQRLPAITLHSKELEMYYS